The segment ATCAATGTCTGCTTGCAGCTGTTGGGCATTATGTTTCGCAACAGTCAGCGCGGCTTCGGAAATATCAGTAGCGATCACTTGCCAAGCTGGCCGCGCCAGTTTCAAGCTGATGGCGATCGCGCCGGTACCGGTGCCGACATCTACGACTTTCAGCTCCTCCTCTGAGGTTTTCTTTAAGCACAATTCCACAAGTTCTTCTGTTTCCGGTCGAGGAATCAATGTCGCCGGTGTGACCTGCAGACGATGTCCATAAAAATCAGCGTAGCCTAAAAGATATTGCGGCGGCTGATCTTGCAAAAGTGCGGCGAGATCTTCTTGGATCTGTTTCTCGTCTTCTTGAGAAATCTCCTCATTCATTTTCAACAGCCAGTCGGTTTTTGTCCAATTTTTTCGTTCTAAAAACAAAAATTGGATCCCATAACCTTCTTTCCCCTGTTCTTCTAAAAAAGAAGAAGCCCGTGTCAGGACTTCTCGATACGTTTTTTTAACCATTTTGCATTTCTTCCAATTTCGATGTTTGATCATACAAAATCAACGCATCAACGATTTCGTCTAATTTCCCAGCTAAGATTTGATCGAGTTTTTGGATCGTCAAACCAATCCGGTGATCAGTTACGCGGTTTTGCGGGAAGTTATAGGTACGGATCCGTTCCGAACGGTCTCCTGTTCCGACAGCCGATTTACGAGTAGCGTCGTATTCGCTTTGAGCTTCTTGCGAGATCTGATCATAGACCCGTGCTCGTAAAACTTTCATCGCTTTTTCGCGATTTTTAAGCTGTGAGCGTTCGTCTTGCATCGCTACCACGATACCAGTAGGAATGTGTGTTAAACGAACTGCGGAAGCTGTTTTATTGACGTGCTGTCCGCCGGCACCAGACGCGTGGTAAATATCTACCCGAATATCTTTTTCATCGATATCGGCATCCACTTCTTCCGCTTCAGGCATGACAACGACCGTCGCTGTGGAGGTATGGATCCGTCCTTGTGATTCAGTAGACGGTACCCGTTGTACTCGGTGTGCGCCGCTTTCGTATTTCAATTTTGAGTAGACGTTCTCGCCGGTAATCATCATGATGACTTCTTTGTAGCCGCCGATACCGGTGATATTGGCATCCATCACTTCGACTCTCCAGCCTTGTGCTTCCGCGTATTTTTGATACATATTGAATAAATCGCCGGCAAATAATGCCGCTTCGTCACCGCCGGCAGCGCCGCGGATCTCCATGATGATATTTTTGTCGTCGTTAGGATCTTTGGGTAATAACAAGATCTTGATTCGTTCTTCTAATACTTCTTTTTCTTTTTTTAAATCGGATAATTCTTCTTTGGCCATTTCCGCCATTTCCGCATCCAGATTTTCTCCTAAAAGCTCTTCGGTGTCTTTGATTCCTTGGACCACTTCTTTGTAACGACGATACACTTCTACGGTTTCCCGTGTATTGGCTTCTTCTTTAGAAAGCTGCATAAAGCGTTTCGTATCGGAAATGACTTCAGGATCACTCAACAATTCGCCTAATTCTTCATAGCGATCTTCAATTGCTTGTAATTGATCGTACATTCTTGCTCTCCTTTTCTGATCGTTTGATCTCAGGATGGAAATAATGGTGTCGGCAGACAGGATAATATGCTTCATTCCCGCCGATTTGGACTTGGTCGCCTTCATAGACCGGTTTTCCATCGATATAATGCAGATTCATCGTTGCTTTTTTGTGACAGAACCAGCAGATCGTTTTCATCTCTTCGATTTTATCCGCGTACAATAGCAAATATTTTGACCCTTCAAACAGTTCATTGCGAAAATCGTTTTTCAGGCCAAATGCCATCACGGGAATATTCAATTCATCTACGACTTTCGTAAAATCCAAAACATGTTTTTTCAATAAAAATTGCGCTTCATCGATCAAAACACAATAAGGTGTGAATGGCAGTTCACGGATCAATGTAAAAACATCAGTCTCTTCAAAAATAGGAATCGCTTCTCGTTCCAAACCGATCCGGCTGGAGACATTTCCGACACCTGCCCGAGTGTCCAAGCCGCTGGTCATGATCACAACCGGCTTGTCTTGTTCTTCATAATTATGAGCGACTTTTAAGATCTCGATCGTCTTGCCGCTGTTCATTGTACCGTACTTGAAAAATAATTGTGCCATCTTTTATCCTCCGCTTTACTCCTTTGGTATTATATCGGAAATTCAGAGTTTTTTACAGTCCTAAAATTTCTGATACGTCAAAGGAACGTTGTCTGCCCGCGTTTTTTCCAACAATAATTTTTTCTTCAAATTTTTTGTCAGTCTGCCGATTCAGCTTTTTCTTTGATAGACAGCATCCAACTGCCGCTGGTTCTTGATGACATGTGTTTTTTCCGGATAGTTTTGCGCGATTGCCGCAAAATGCTGCTGTTTTTCAGTACTTCTGCCTTCATACAAGATCCACCGTAAAAAGTCTCTATCGATTTTTTCAATACAGCCTGGCGCCATATCAGGGCGTGTCTGGTTGTGATACTTGATTCTGCGGGCGATCACTCTGCGTAAGGATGCCCATCGAGAAAATGTCAGAATAAAGATACAGTCTGCTTGTTCTAAGCGTTCTTTCTGATAAAAGCTCCCATAATTACCTTCAATGATCCAATCATTTTTTTCAAGAAAAGAGGCGACGATCGCTTTGGCTTCGGATCGCTCTCGTTCCTGCCAGCCGCTTGTAAATTGGACAGTGTCAAGATGCAAAACAGGAAGCTTCAATGTATTGGAAAGATACCTAGCCAGTGTGGATTTTCCGCTGCCGGAAAACCCTAAAATCGCGATCTTCATTTGAATCCCTCTTTTCTTTAAACGCTTTTTCTGTGGATCTTTTTATAAAAATTTCTATATAATGATTCGAAAAAATTTTTATTTATGACTTTCTGGCAATTTCTGCCTCTATAAAAGAAACCGCGATCTCAAACGCTTTGATGCGCCGTTTCGCCAACGTGATCTGAGATTTATAACGTGCCGCGTTTTCTTTTGCCTCAAAGGTTTTGACCGTTTCGTACAGCTTGTGCAGTGTTGAATCGATCTGCCGTTTTGCTTCTGTTAATTCTGCAAGTTCATACTCCATTTATTTTCCTCCCTTGCATTAACGTTTTGCCAAACGATCGTTGCGATCGCTTTTTCTTTTTCCGCTGATTTTATCGCCAAGACCGTTGTGATCGGTTCATCTTCTGTGATGGCGGAAACGACTGATACCGGTTCATCCAACGCAATCTCTTCTTCAAAACGCATCGCTAACTCTTTGATTTGATTTTCCTTTAAGAATTCCATTGGCAGGCTGTCCAGCATCCATTCGTAATAATAGATATTATAAACATGCTGATTGTAGTCTAAATGACTGTACTTAGGCCGGATTTGGTGCACGGGATTTTCCGGTAATTGACTGTTATCTGCTCGTTTAAAGCGATACAACCGTTTAGAAAATTCTGCGCCGAATGCTTCACCGACTTCTTCTGAAATTGGATAGATTTTGCGAGTCTCTAATCGCAGCAGCGAAAGCGACATCAAGATACTACCGATTTGCTGATGATCTTCCGCAAAGAGATCAAAACGGCGATAGATAAAAAATTTATTGTACGTTGTGGCATACACATCGATAGTGATGGTCTCTTTATACCGTGGAAATCGCTCAAACCAGCATTCCGCTTCATTAATGATCCAATTGATCCCTCGTTGTGATAGATAAGCCGGGCCGATCCCAACAAGGTCGCTTTGTTCATAAGAAACTACTGTACAAAAATCAAACAATCGGGAAAGTTTAAGCTGTTGAAATGGGTCGATATCGGGGTAATTTATTTGAAACGTCTTTGTATATTTTTTTGTCATTGTATAACCTTCTTCTATTTTGCTTGCCTCCGTATCATAGCAAAAGTAAGAAAAAAATCAAAACAAAAAAATAGGAACCGTGTGGAAATCTTCTTGAATAAATGCAAGATTCAGTAGTATCTTCTCGATGACTTTAAATGGGTATAAGAAGTACATTCTTTTTCAAAGAGCAGCAAAAAAGCCCCGCTCTTTCGCAAGGGCGGGGAAAGAGTTCGTATATTTTTATCTAACAAGTTATCTGAGTAAAAACTTTAGAGATAAAAAACTGCTTTTTGAAAACTTTTCCTTTGATTTTATAAAAAATATCCCGTTATGAATCAATATTTCCTCAGCACTTTAAAGGCATCTGTCACCTGTTCAAAGCCAAGTTTAGGATAATAATTCATTGCTTCAGGTGCCGCAAGCAGCACAAGTGAAATCTTAGAACCCAAATCTTGCCTTAATGTCGTCACTAGCTTTTTACCGATTCCTTGCCGTTGATAAGTTTTATCCACTGCCAAATCAGAAATATAGCAGCAGTAAGAACCATCTGAAACACCTCTTAATAGACCTACTGCTTTTCCGTCTTGCCAAGCGGTGTATAAAATATTAGCATTGTCTCGCATTCTTTTTAATCGTTGCAAATCGTGAATTGGTCGTCGAATACCAGAATTTTCAAAAATCCTGCGCATCTCGTTAATAGAAAGTTTTTTGTTTTTTTCAATGGTCATCATGACTATCCCTCCCGATGAATTCGAAACATATTGGCTGTTTTTTCGTATCCGATTTTTTGATAAAACGTTTGGGCTGTTGCTTCTGCTCGCAACGTCAGCATGACACGTTCCCCCAGATAATTCTGGACCTCCGCCAATAAGCAACTGCCGATTTTCTGTCTTTGATATTCAGGAAGAATTGCCAATTCACTGATATAACAAAAATACTCAAAATCTGTCAAACAGCGGACAAAGCCTACCAATCGCGTATTATCCCACACACTGATCATCAAAGGTGTTTCCCTCAACATTCGCTGAAGTCGCTTCTCATCGTTGATTGCTTTGTCAAAACCAACCCTTTGATAGATCTCCGCAATTTGTTTTGGTGCTACTGTTGTATTTACTTTTAACTCCACCATATCCATCCCTCGCTTTGCCCTATTATAGCGATTTTCTCCACAAAAAAACCACTCTTTTTTATAGAGTGGCAAAAAAGGCCCCGCCCTTTTACAAAGGCGGGGAAGGAGTTAAAAATGAAAAGTGTTTGGGTTGTTTGTTGGTATGGATATAGAATAACTGGAATTTGTGAATTAATTGTGTTCAAATAATAATATTTCTTTTAAGAACAAATTCCTTAGAAAAAATGATATTTCACACAAACAAGGAAAAATATCGTAATTTGAACAAGTTTGCTATACTTAAGTTATCGAATTTTATGTTAGGAGAATTCCATGGATATCCGGAGATTATTTCAGCGCAATTTGCGGAAAAGCCGCTTTTTTATTGCTAACAATGTTTCATCGATCCAAGTGATCGTTTTTTATTATCTGATAATGACTATTTTGTCATTGATCCTATTTTATTTGCCGATTTTTCGACAGCCAGGTTCCAAAGCTTCTTTTATTGATCTGTTGTTTATGGCCATCAGTACCGTCAGTGTAACAGGGCTGTCAACCTTCAATATCAATCATATCTTCAATGATCGCGGAGTTCTGCTGCTGGAAATTTTATTTCAAGTAGGCGGTTTGGGGATCATGATGATTTCTACTTTCTTTTTTATCGTATCAAAAAGAAAAATTTCTCTAAAACAGCGGCAATTGATCATGACCGATATGAATCAGCCTCGGCTTAGCGGGATCGTTCGATTGATCCGCACGACTTTTGTCATACTTTTAGCAGCGCAGGCTGCTTTTGGAGTGCTTTTTTCGATTTATTTTTATATCCGAGGTTATTATCAAAATTGGCGGGACGCGATTTTTTATGGTTTTTATCAATCTATTTCCGCTGTGACCAACTCAGGCTTTGACGTTACCGGCGACTCGATCCGGCCTTTTGCCAACGATTATTTCTTTTTGATCGCCATTATGATCTTGATTTTTATCGGCGGAATCGGCTTTCCGGTCTTGATGGACATACGGGAATGGTTTTTATATAAGAGAAAACGGCACAAGAGCAAGCTGCCTTTTCGTTTCTCTCTATTTACCAAAATTGCTGTATTGGCTTTTGTCATTTTATTTATTGGCGGAGCATTGTTGATTTATATGTTGGAAAACAATCATTTATTTGCCGGCATGACTCCTGGTGCGAAATGGATCAATAGCCTTTTTTATTCTATGACAACTCGGAATGCCGGTCTTCAGATCCATGATCTCAATCAATTTCAAACCACGACACTGATCATATTCTCACTGTTGATGTTTATCGGCTGCAGTCCCAGTTCTGTCGGCGGCGGTATTCGTACGACGACAGTTGCGATCATTGGACTGTATCTTTATTCCTTCTTAAAAAGCGAAGACAACATCAACGTTTTTGGTCGCAGGATCAGCGAGACAGATGTCCGCAAATCAGTAGTCGTTTTTATGCTTTCTTTAGGAATGTGCTTTTTCAGCGTTCTTTTCTTAACAGCAATCGAAGATCAGCCTTTGATCGCCATCATCGTGGAAGTCACCTCGGCTTTTGGTACTACCGGTTTATCACTGGGGATCACCAGCGATCTGACGACTACTGGGAAAGTGATCATTGCGATCTTGATGTTCATCGGACGGATCGGAATGCTCTATACTTTGTTGCTGTTCGTTCCGAAAGAAACACGAGATTTAGGTTACGAAT is part of the Enterococcus mediterraneensis genome and harbors:
- the prmC gene encoding peptide chain release factor N(5)-glutamine methyltransferase, coding for MVKKTYREVLTRASSFLEEQGKEGYGIQFLFLERKNWTKTDWLLKMNEEISQEDEKQIQEDLAALLQDQPPQYLLGYADFYGHRLQVTPATLIPRPETEELVELCLKKTSEEELKVVDVGTGTGAIAISLKLARPAWQVIATDISEAALTVAKHNAQQLQADIDFRLGDTLAPLPGEKIDILISNPPYISEAEWEIMDESVRMYEPKTALFAKNDGLAVYQKLALESRDLLKPDGKIFLEIGFQQGAAVKEIFSKAFPKKSVQIFQDMAKLDRMIVVS
- the prfA gene encoding peptide chain release factor 1: MYDQLQAIEDRYEELGELLSDPEVISDTKRFMQLSKEEANTRETVEVYRRYKEVVQGIKDTEELLGENLDAEMAEMAKEELSDLKKEKEVLEERIKILLLPKDPNDDKNIIMEIRGAAGGDEAALFAGDLFNMYQKYAEAQGWRVEVMDANITGIGGYKEVIMMITGENVYSKLKYESGAHRVQRVPSTESQGRIHTSTATVVVMPEAEEVDADIDEKDIRVDIYHASGAGGQHVNKTASAVRLTHIPTGIVVAMQDERSQLKNREKAMKVLRARVYDQISQEAQSEYDATRKSAVGTGDRSERIRTYNFPQNRVTDHRIGLTIQKLDQILAGKLDEIVDALILYDQTSKLEEMQNG
- a CDS encoding thymidine kinase, with product MAQLFFKYGTMNSGKTIEILKVAHNYEEQDKPVVIMTSGLDTRAGVGNVSSRIGLEREAIPIFEETDVFTLIRELPFTPYCVLIDEAQFLLKKHVLDFTKVVDELNIPVMAFGLKNDFRNELFEGSKYLLLYADKIEEMKTICWFCHKKATMNLHYIDGKPVYEGDQVQIGGNEAYYPVCRHHYFHPEIKRSEKESKNVRSITSN
- a CDS encoding DNA topology modulation protein FlaR; this encodes MKIAILGFSGSGKSTLARYLSNTLKLPVLHLDTVQFTSGWQERERSEAKAIVASFLEKNDWIIEGNYGSFYQKERLEQADCIFILTFSRWASLRRVIARRIKYHNQTRPDMAPGCIEKIDRDFLRWILYEGRSTEKQQHFAAIAQNYPEKTHVIKNQRQLDAVYQRKS
- a CDS encoding acyl-[acyl-carrier-protein] thioesterase — encoded protein: MTKKYTKTFQINYPDIDPFQQLKLSRLFDFCTVVSYEQSDLVGIGPAYLSQRGINWIINEAECWFERFPRYKETITIDVYATTYNKFFIYRRFDLFAEDHQQIGSILMSLSLLRLETRKIYPISEEVGEAFGAEFSKRLYRFKRADNSQLPENPVHQIRPKYSHLDYNQHVYNIYYYEWMLDSLPMEFLKENQIKELAMRFEEEIALDEPVSVVSAITEDEPITTVLAIKSAEKEKAIATIVWQNVNAREENKWSMNLQN
- a CDS encoding GNAT family N-acetyltransferase, with the translated sequence MMTIEKNKKLSINEMRRIFENSGIRRPIHDLQRLKRMRDNANILYTAWQDGKAVGLLRGVSDGSYCCYISDLAVDKTYQRQGIGKKLVTTLRQDLGSKISLVLLAAPEAMNYYPKLGFEQVTDAFKVLRKY
- a CDS encoding GNAT family N-acetyltransferase; its protein translation is MVELKVNTTVAPKQIAEIYQRVGFDKAINDEKRLQRMLRETPLMISVWDNTRLVGFVRCLTDFEYFCYISELAILPEYQRQKIGSCLLAEVQNYLGERVMLTLRAEATAQTFYQKIGYEKTANMFRIHREG
- a CDS encoding TrkH family potassium uptake protein, translated to MDIRRLFQRNLRKSRFFIANNVSSIQVIVFYYLIMTILSLILFYLPIFRQPGSKASFIDLLFMAISTVSVTGLSTFNINHIFNDRGVLLLEILFQVGGLGIMMISTFFFIVSKRKISLKQRQLIMTDMNQPRLSGIVRLIRTTFVILLAAQAAFGVLFSIYFYIRGYYQNWRDAIFYGFYQSISAVTNSGFDVTGDSIRPFANDYFFLIAIMILIFIGGIGFPVLMDIREWFLYKRKRHKSKLPFRFSLFTKIAVLAFVILFIGGALLIYMLENNHLFAGMTPGAKWINSLFYSMTTRNAGLQIHDLNQFQTTTLIIFSLLMFIGCSPSSVGGGIRTTTVAIIGLYLYSFLKSEDNINVFGRRISETDVRKSVVVFMLSLGMCFFSVLFLTAIEDQPLIAIIVEVTSAFGTTGLSLGITSDLTTTGKVIIAILMFIGRIGMLYTLLLFVPKETRDLGYEYPTEQIIIG